In a genomic window of Tissierella sp. Yu-01:
- a CDS encoding DegV family protein, whose amino-acid sequence MGKIKIITDSTSYISKEFKEKVGLEVVSLNYIFDDETFKEGFRGEYDDFFKKLESTKLFPTTSQPSAGEFYDAFVDSLKDHDEIIAIVLSSKLSGTYNSAVLAKNMLEDKKVTIIDSETSASNLRFLVEDALDMVNLGKSSEEIVNFINDKKKNMHILLTTGTLEYLSRGGRLSSVQSTIGNFLSIKPIIELQDGELKLIEKVRGSNKAISFLIDKIPSDVQKISICQILNIDEAKKVKILLEAKYPNAEISIDELGPVIGAHLGPKTLGICYY is encoded by the coding sequence ATGGGTAAAATAAAAATTATAACAGATAGTACAAGTTACATCTCGAAAGAATTTAAAGAAAAAGTAGGATTAGAAGTAGTTTCATTGAATTATATCTTTGATGACGAAACATTTAAAGAAGGATTTAGAGGGGAATATGACGATTTTTTTAAAAAACTTGAGAGTACCAAATTATTTCCTACAACGTCACAGCCGTCGGCTGGTGAATTTTATGATGCATTTGTTGACAGTTTAAAAGATCATGATGAAATAATAGCAATTGTTTTATCTTCTAAATTAAGCGGAACTTACAATAGTGCAGTTTTAGCTAAAAATATGTTAGAGGATAAAAAAGTTACTATTATTGATTCAGAAACATCAGCTTCAAATTTAAGATTCTTAGTTGAAGATGCATTAGATATGGTTAATTTGGGAAAATCTTCAGAGGAAATAGTAAATTTTATAAATGACAAAAAGAAAAATATGCATATATTATTAACTACTGGAACTCTAGAATATTTAAGTAGAGGAGGAAGATTATCAAGTGTCCAATCTACCATAGGTAATTTCTTGAGTATCAAGCCAATTATAGAATTACAAGATGGAGAACTGAAATTAATTGAAAAAGTAAGAGGAAGTAACAAAGCAATATCATTTTTAATTGATAAAATTCCAAGTGATGTTCAAAAAATTAGTATTTGCCAAATATTAAATATAGATGAAGCTAAAAAAGTTAAGATACTCTTAGAGGCAAAGTATCCTAATGCAGAAATTTCAATTGATGAACTTGGTCCAGTAATAGGTGCACATCTAGGACCAAAAACATTAGGTATATGTTATTATTAA